AAGTTTTTCATTTTCAGGCCATCAAGTATGATGTTCAGCAGGTCTTCCGGCATTTCCCTGTCATATACAAATCTCACAGGTTCTCCTCTTTCTCTTTGCTTGAGACCTTCGGAGATCTTTTCAAAAAAGCTTTTCATAACATCATCTTCTATATCAAGTTCAGCATCCCTGGTCAGTTTGATGGTGTACGCAGTTATGGAATCATAATCAAATATAGAGAAAATGTTCGTGAGGCCGAAACGTATGACATCATCCAGCATTATTACATGATTAGTGCCAGAGTCCGATGGTAACGGAAGAAAGCGGGGTAGTACATCTGCAGGCACTTCTATCAGGGCGTAGTTGAAGTCCTGCGGGTCCCGATATTTATACATTGCGACTGCCAGATATATGGCCTGGTTCTTAAGATAAGGGAATTTTTTAAGTTCCCGGAACATGATAGGTACAAGCCTGGGACGCACTTTGGAAATGAAGTATTCCCTTACGAACTCCTGCTGCTGCAGAGTAAGTTCAGTTTCATTTATAATGAATATATTCGCTTTTTGCAGCTCATTCTCTATCTCTGTGAATACCTCATCGAACTTGTCTCTAAGCTGCAATACCCTTTTATGGATCATTTTCATTGTTTTTTTTGGTGAATCTCCTATCGTTTCACTGGATTTCACGCCTGCATCTATCATTCTCTGGACAGTCCCCACTCTCACACTGAAGAATTCATCCTGGTTCGACGAGAAAATACCCAGGAACTTCAGGCGTTCCAGTAATGGTAATGAAGGATCTGCTGCCTCCTGCAATACCCTTTCATTGAAGGAAAGCCAGCTCATTTCACGGTTAACATATTTTTTTAATTTTTCCACCATCTAGATCACAATGTATATTTTAAATTACATTTAAATATTACAGTTATAATATACTCCACCACCCGAGCATAATTTCATGGACTGTAATCCTAAAGGATATTCCCACAAAATATTAGTTCCCTTATAATTACATTTTATACTTATTAGCAATAGCTCTACATACATGTATATATTTTCTATATTATTCTGGAATGAATACCGTTTCAATTGTGGTATAGTTCAGCTATTACATTTGAGAACCTTACTCCGAAATCAGTTTCCATTACTTTTGTCCATACTTCCGGGAAAGATTCAAGTAGCTCTGTTATCTCTTTTCTGCGATAAGCAAGATAATTTTCAACTCCAGGGTCAATTATTATCTGCTCTCCTACTGATTTCCTGCCTTCTGTGTAGTCCCACTTCCCATATTTCAGATAGTTTTCCAGTAGTTCCATTGCAACTACTGCATCATGGATATCGCCAAGAACATCCTGCAGTTCTTTAAGGTCTTTAATAAGGCTTTTTGTTTCCTCTCCAAGAACTTCATCGAAGAATTCCAGTGTGTATCTCAAAATCTTTATATCTATGCGCAAAGCATGTAACATCTCAAAGGAAGGTTCATCTTCGCGTACCAGATCATCGTAGGCTCGCACTTTAGAGAGCTCATTATACAATAGAGGAGGAAGTACATCCCTTACTCTGTGGGGCAGGGGTCTGCCATCCCTGTCTACCAGTGATTCTTCCCATTGCCCCTCCTTTTCCAGTATTTTTGTGAAATTGAGCTTGAACTTATCATATTTAGTACTGTCAAGATGTAACAGCATAAGTCCTCTTGCCTTGTCTCTTTCTATCAGAAGAGTTCCAACAAGTTCGTCCAGTTCCGAAGTTCTATCTTCGGGAAGCGATCCGGTATAGTGTTGTATCTTTTCCATGAACACATCCAGGTCGCGGACAGCTCCAAGGGATCTGCGGGTATCTTTTATGTTCCTGAAAATAGGCTTCATAGTATTCATATCCAGATGACCGTTGAACACCTGCAACACAGAACGCATGCGCATGGCTGCGACACGCATATCGTGTAACTCTTCTATATCCTTACCCAGCATTGTGCCACGTTCATGTTTGAGCATTCTTCCAAAATGGAATCTCAGGATCTTGTGGGCAGCTTCTTTCATGTGGTCATCTTTTCTTATATCAGTTCTTTTCATTGAAAAGAAGCTTTTACTTTTTGTTACAGCAGTAGCACTCTTTGTACCAGTTTCAGTTATTATTTCAAAAGTGTCTGTAGTCCCATTTGTTTCTATAGTTCCACTTGTTTCCGGGTCAATGTCCATCATTGTTTCCGGGAACATAGTTTCCGGGATATTTCCGGAAGATGAACCAGTTTCACAGATTTTTCCTTTTTCCTTATCATCCTGGATAATGTCATTGTTAATTATGTATATCTCATTTTCATTATCAGTAGAGTTCCAGCTTGCATAGCTATCTTCAGGATATAATATCCGGGATACCATCATACTACTGATAACTGCTACTAATTGGCTCTCACCGGCATACATGGTGTTCCCGGTTTCAATATCTTGCGGCTCGGATCCGCTCTCTGCAGGCATCGATGTATTTCCGGATTGTTGCAGCATGATATTGAACAATAACAGGAGTATCCCTGCTGTATAAGTGAGTACTACATATGCCACTTTAGGATAGAACCAGTCTTCAGGGTAAAGGATTATAAAACCAAGTACACCGGAAATTGATAGTAAGGAGCCGCAAGCTAAAAAAAAACCGGAGCTCCCTTTCCATGGAAATTTTGTGTTAAGGCCAAGTAGGATGACTAGTATCCCCGATCCTGCAAGTCCCAGGGATACAAGGATCTTTCCAGGTTCAGAAAATCGATTCATGTTCTCCAACATTGCATATGTGATAGCAGATGCAATTAAGATCAAGCCGGCAGCGATCATAAAAAGCGCAGGAGCTTTTTGATTATTCTTTTTCCCCTCTCTATCCATACATATCCCTATGTTTCCTGACAATTAAAGTTTTTTGCATGCATTTGTGCTTTTTCATTTTCTTGTGCAATGACCTTATGTTCGTTTCCACATCAAGTTCCACTTTTTACTTATCCTTCAGTACGGCATGTACAGGGCAGACTTTCACACATTTGCCACAGTAAATAACATGTCTGGTCTTCAATAACTGCTTTACCTTTGGACATATAGATCGCATCTAATGGGCATTTCTTAACACACTTCTTACAAGCAATGCATTCCTTCTTTAATACCCAAGGTGTATTGTACCTCTTAATTAATGCAGCAGATAAAGAAAATGCCCTTAGAAATCATATCTCTTGTGATACTGTTTCTTACTCCCCATCAATGTAATTTCTGCTTAGCAAATAAAAATCTATAGAAAATATATTATATATAGAGCATAAGATCTATTATTATTCTAAATATGTATAAGAAGGAATTATGCAAATAATCGACATAATTAATAATATTGGACTTGACCCTTTTCTTGTAACTTTTTTCAAGAAACTGGGAGTTTCTCTCATGATAGGGATACTCATCGGGATTGAACGCGAGCACTGGAGGACCAGCAAAAAGATCTATGCAGGGGTAAGAACCTTTACCATTACATGTCTTATCGGCATGCTAGCCACATTCATGCAACCTTATGTTTCCTTTGACATACTTCTTATAACTACTATCTTTATG
This DNA window, taken from Methanomethylovorans hollandica DSM 15978, encodes the following:
- a CDS encoding CHAD domain-containing protein, producing MSGNIGICMDREGKKNNQKAPALFMIAAGLILIASAITYAMLENMNRFSEPGKILVSLGLAGSGILVILLGLNTKFPWKGSSGFFLACGSLLSISGVLGFIILYPEDWFYPKVAYVVLTYTAGILLLLFNIMLQQSGNTSMPAESGSEPQDIETGNTMYAGESQLVAVISSMMVSRILYPEDSYASWNSTDNENEIYIINNDIIQDDKEKGKICETGSSSGNIPETMFPETMMDIDPETSGTIETNGTTDTFEIITETGTKSATAVTKSKSFFSMKRTDIRKDDHMKEAAHKILRFHFGRMLKHERGTMLGKDIEELHDMRVAAMRMRSVLQVFNGHLDMNTMKPIFRNIKDTRRSLGAVRDLDVFMEKIQHYTGSLPEDRTSELDELVGTLLIERDKARGLMLLHLDSTKYDKFKLNFTKILEKEGQWEESLVDRDGRPLPHRVRDVLPPLLYNELSKVRAYDDLVREDEPSFEMLHALRIDIKILRYTLEFFDEVLGEETKSLIKDLKELQDVLGDIHDAVVAMELLENYLKYGKWDYTEGRKSVGEQIIIDPGVENYLAYRRKEITELLESFPEVWTKVMETDFGVRFSNVIAELYHN
- a CDS encoding 4Fe-4S binding protein, whose product is MRSICPKVKQLLKTRHVIYCGKCVKVCPVHAVLKDK